A window of the Sporosarcina sp. FSL K6-2383 genome harbors these coding sequences:
- a CDS encoding D-arabinono-1,4-lactone oxidase has product MFSMNRPKKVVKWTNWAKNVKAIPDYYHFPKSISDIQDTVNSCRIRGATLRVTGAAHSFSPVAQPESDAMSLDYLHGLISYDSEVMEARLWAGTYLYEAAPLLASIGMALENMGDIQRQTIAGAISTGTHGTGLAFGSLSDQVIAWTWVDGKGNVRHHRRADDDLSKALSLSLGMLGVLVDVTIRTVPLYSLQVTSYKRSLATALTEWSSGLQNNRHLEWFYFPGADTVQVKKTNSIPLVKQSVQSKAVDFMKNGLVETAAFKTISEICRMKPEMSRKMTDLSAKSVPTGSKEGLYYEIFPSPRLVKFSETEYAIPLDRFEACMEEIHAFLRAHPFFVHFPIECRVTAGEDAFLSPTQGESTAFLAFHMYKGMDDGPYFKWVHRLMATYGGRPHFGKINDLTGEKMQELYPNLDRFMAIRAQCDPNSVFMTNYLHSIFII; this is encoded by the coding sequence ATGTTTTCTATGAATAGACCGAAAAAAGTAGTCAAGTGGACGAATTGGGCAAAAAATGTCAAGGCAATTCCCGATTATTATCATTTTCCAAAAAGTATCAGCGACATACAGGATACCGTCAATAGTTGCCGAATTCGCGGTGCAACTCTACGTGTGACGGGGGCAGCTCATTCATTTAGCCCGGTAGCACAGCCAGAAAGTGATGCGATGTCACTCGATTATTTGCATGGATTAATTTCATATGACAGTGAAGTGATGGAAGCCAGACTGTGGGCTGGGACATATTTGTATGAGGCGGCGCCACTTCTTGCCTCTATAGGGATGGCGCTCGAAAATATGGGAGATATTCAGCGGCAAACAATTGCCGGAGCGATCAGTACAGGAACACATGGGACAGGACTTGCGTTTGGTTCATTATCAGATCAAGTCATTGCTTGGACATGGGTGGATGGAAAAGGAAATGTCAGACACCATAGGCGAGCGGATGACGATTTGTCGAAAGCACTCAGCTTGTCGCTAGGCATGCTAGGCGTTCTTGTAGATGTGACAATCCGAACGGTTCCTCTTTACAGTTTGCAAGTGACAAGCTACAAGCGCTCACTTGCTACAGCGCTTACTGAATGGTCGTCCGGACTTCAGAATAATCGACATTTGGAATGGTTTTATTTCCCTGGAGCAGATACGGTCCAAGTGAAAAAAACGAATAGTATTCCGCTGGTGAAACAAAGTGTGCAATCCAAAGCGGTTGATTTTATGAAAAATGGATTGGTGGAAACAGCCGCTTTCAAAACTATTTCTGAAATATGTCGCATGAAACCGGAAATGTCCCGAAAAATGACCGATTTATCAGCAAAGAGTGTTCCAACTGGCTCAAAAGAGGGTCTATATTATGAAATCTTCCCGTCGCCCAGGTTAGTCAAGTTTTCGGAAACAGAATATGCCATTCCTTTGGATAGATTTGAAGCATGTATGGAAGAAATTCATGCGTTTTTACGTGCTCATCCGTTTTTCGTTCATTTTCCGATTGAATGTCGTGTAACAGCTGGTGAGGACGCCTTTCTTAGTCCAACGCAAGGTGAGTCAACTGCATTTTTAGCCTTTCATATGTATAAGGGAATGGATGATGGACCTTATTTCAAATGGGTCCATCGATTAATGGCAACCTATGGTGGTCGACCTCATTTTGGCAAGATAAATGATTTAACGGGTGAAAAAATGCAGGAGTTATACCCTAATCTAGATCGCTTCATGGCAATTCGTGCGCAATGTGATCCAAATAGTGTTTTCATGACAAACTATTTACACTCTATCTTTATTATTTGA
- a CDS encoding amino acid deaminase/aldolase, with the protein MKEAEVAYANLARPFACIDLNALDRNIAFVNESSGNKGVRIATKSVRSVELLRYIAEHLTHPAGWMTFDLWETLYLLECGFDDLLLGYPQYEAQPLECIIPFIREGRTVIFMIDCIEQWQWLDVIGEKHDIVFEICLDLNVSTDFKLLYFGTKRSSLRTMRDIEQLLASGRSFTYTSITGVMGYEAQIAGVTDVPVARWQQFVMKQLKGIARKNVRHFRRNAVELVKNNVKTLRFVNGGGSGSIDFTSGEEEVTEVTIGSAFYFPALFSRYHNLPLEPAATFALRVTRQPEQGIIVCQGGGYIASGAVGVDKNPVPIWPNDLSYLKNEGAGEVQTPLVDRQGTVEIGDTVYFRHAKAGELCERFAELHARRGSAYAGAYKTYRGEGRCFL; encoded by the coding sequence TTGAAAGAAGCGGAAGTGGCTTACGCAAACCTTGCTCGACCGTTTGCCTGTATAGACCTCAATGCATTAGATCGAAATATTGCATTTGTCAATGAATCATCAGGGAACAAAGGGGTGCGTATCGCAACAAAATCGGTGCGCTCAGTAGAATTACTACGTTACATAGCTGAGCATCTTACTCATCCGGCAGGTTGGATGACATTCGATCTTTGGGAAACACTTTACCTCCTTGAATGCGGATTCGATGATTTGTTGCTTGGCTATCCACAATACGAAGCGCAGCCATTGGAGTGCATCATTCCTTTTATTCGTGAAGGTCGCACGGTTATTTTTATGATTGATTGTATTGAACAGTGGCAATGGCTAGATGTAATTGGTGAGAAGCATGATATTGTATTTGAGATTTGTCTTGATTTGAATGTGTCGACTGATTTTAAATTGCTTTATTTTGGAACGAAACGTTCTTCACTGCGGACGATGCGCGATATTGAGCAGCTATTGGCCAGTGGGCGTTCGTTCACATATACGAGCATCACGGGTGTTATGGGCTATGAGGCCCAAATTGCAGGGGTGACAGATGTGCCTGTCGCTCGTTGGCAGCAATTTGTTATGAAACAATTGAAAGGAATCGCGCGTAAAAATGTCCGCCATTTCCGTAGAAATGCTGTCGAACTTGTCAAGAACAATGTGAAGACACTTCGATTTGTCAACGGTGGTGGTTCAGGAAGCATCGACTTCACATCGGGAGAAGAGGAAGTAACGGAAGTGACGATCGGCTCGGCTTTCTATTTTCCAGCACTGTTCTCGCGCTATCACAATTTGCCGCTTGAGCCGGCAGCGACATTTGCATTACGTGTCACTAGACAGCCTGAACAAGGGATTATCGTTTGTCAGGGTGGAGGTTATATTGCATCGGGTGCAGTAGGCGTCGATAAAAATCCGGTGCCGATTTGGCCGAACGACCTTTCGTATCTAAAAAATGAAGGGGCGGGCGAAGTGCAGACACCGTTAGTAGATCGACAAGGAACGGTAGAAATCGGTGACACTGTCTATTTTCGGCATGCTAAAGCGGGGGAATTATGTGAGCGTTTTGCTGAATTACATGCAAGAAGAGGGTCAGCATATGCAGGTGCCTATAAAACGTATAGAGGAGAAGGCAGATGTTTTCTATGA
- a CDS encoding isochorismatase family cysteine hydrolase, with product MKKALLVIDYTVDFVAKDGALTCGKPGIALENYITELTTAFLNEGHFVAMPVDVHELDDPHHPETKQFPPHNIRGTAGRNLYGSLQQLYEARKKDIYWMDKTRFSAFAGTDLELLLRAREIKQLHLVGVCTDICILHTAVDAYNRGFDIVIHEQGVASFDPAGHEWALRHFENTLGATIVR from the coding sequence ATGAAAAAAGCATTACTAGTGATCGATTATACAGTCGATTTTGTAGCGAAGGACGGCGCATTAACATGCGGAAAACCGGGGATCGCACTCGAAAATTATATTACCGAATTGACAACAGCATTTTTAAATGAAGGACATTTTGTTGCCATGCCGGTTGATGTGCATGAACTCGACGATCCGCACCATCCTGAAACGAAACAGTTTCCCCCACATAATATCCGAGGGACTGCTGGAAGAAATTTATATGGTTCCCTTCAACAATTGTACGAAGCGCGTAAAAAGGACATCTATTGGATGGACAAAACGCGTTTTAGTGCATTTGCCGGAACCGATTTAGAACTACTTTTACGAGCACGCGAAATTAAGCAGTTACATCTTGTAGGCGTCTGTACGGATATTTGTATCCTTCACACAGCTGTCGATGCTTATAACCGTGGTTTTGACATCGTCATTCATGAACAAGGGGTCGCAAGTTTCGATCCTGCGGGTCATGAATGGGCATTGCGTCATTTTGAAAATACGTTAGGCGCTACGATTGTTCGCTAA
- a CDS encoding GlsB/YeaQ/YmgE family stress response membrane protein, with product MGFIWFLIIGGIIGWLAGMILGKDIPGGIIGNIIAGIIGAWIGGKLLGQWGWRVSDFYVFPALIGAIILVFIVSFIMKTMRKAT from the coding sequence ATGGGATTCATTTGGTTCTTGATTATCGGTGGAATCATCGGTTGGTTGGCTGGTATGATTTTAGGGAAAGACATTCCGGGCGGCATTATCGGAAATATTATCGCAGGGATTATCGGCGCCTGGATTGGTGGCAAACTACTTGGACAATGGGGATGGCGCGTATCCGATTTTTACGTGTTCCCTGCCCTAATCGGTGCGATAATCCTTGTCTTCATTGTGAGCTTTATCATGAAAACCATGCGTAAAGCGACATGA
- a CDS encoding lytic transglycosylase domain-containing protein: MAKKKNKGLSMKVKALLIILLIPIAVTVFTLTAIIWTGLQNPELIRKSASALLEMKEHHSVTTIPEEYIQVYKDAAESYGIPWTLLAAHHRIETRFSTMDPLLSPVGAEGHMQFMPCTFVGWGYPGCGGLGKGEIPEKDKTNPAIIKQYGGYGVDANGDGIADPYNIEDAMHSAAKYLAKSGAADGELEKAIFDYNRSEKYVQDVLYFFNEFETYRIEMENK, translated from the coding sequence GTGGCAAAAAAGAAAAATAAAGGGTTGTCTATGAAGGTAAAAGCACTACTCATTATTCTTCTTATTCCTATAGCGGTCACCGTTTTTACATTGACTGCTATCATCTGGACAGGTTTGCAAAACCCGGAACTGATTCGGAAATCAGCAAGCGCACTGCTCGAGATGAAGGAGCATCATAGTGTGACGACGATTCCGGAAGAGTATATCCAAGTGTATAAAGATGCAGCTGAATCCTACGGTATTCCGTGGACACTGCTAGCTGCCCATCATCGAATTGAAACTCGTTTTTCGACGATGGATCCCCTTCTTTCGCCAGTAGGGGCAGAGGGGCATATGCAGTTCATGCCTTGTACGTTTGTAGGATGGGGTTACCCAGGTTGTGGTGGACTGGGCAAGGGAGAAATTCCAGAAAAGGATAAAACGAATCCAGCTATTATTAAGCAATATGGTGGCTATGGTGTAGATGCAAATGGTGACGGTATTGCCGACCCATATAATATTGAAGATGCCATGCATAGTGCTGCGAAATACCTAGCAAAAAGTGGAGCGGCTGATGGCGAGCTTGAAAAGGCGATTTTTGACTATAACCGCAGTGAGAAATACGTGCAGGATGTTCTTTATTTCTTCAATGAATTTGAGACATATCGTATTGAAATGGAAAATAAGTAA
- a CDS encoding SCO family protein: MRKKLLLPYVLLVVLVLVACSGPGGFKADFEYQIAPFEFTNQHNEQVSLDDLEGQVWLSQFIFTKCTSVCPPMMVNMVDIEAELAEEGIEDYKIVSFSVDPEVDTPEVLQEYLDRYDTQDQSKWEMLTGYAMEDISKFALESFKAIVVDDPNSDQVTHGVQFSLVNQQGQIVKMYNGVENVPYEQIAKDMKALIKAGA, translated from the coding sequence ATGCGTAAAAAGTTATTATTACCGTATGTTTTACTTGTAGTACTTGTACTGGTCGCCTGTTCAGGGCCAGGTGGCTTTAAAGCAGATTTTGAATACCAAATCGCGCCGTTTGAATTTACAAATCAACATAATGAGCAAGTCTCGCTAGATGATTTGGAAGGGCAAGTGTGGTTATCTCAATTTATATTCACGAAGTGTACATCAGTCTGCCCACCGATGATGGTAAATATGGTGGATATCGAAGCAGAATTAGCTGAAGAAGGCATAGAAGACTATAAGATTGTGTCATTTAGTGTTGATCCAGAAGTGGATACACCTGAAGTGCTCCAAGAGTATCTCGATCGATACGATACTCAGGATCAAAGTAAGTGGGAGATGCTAACAGGTTACGCAATGGAGGATATTTCGAAGTTTGCGTTGGAATCCTTTAAGGCAATTGTAGTTGATGATCCGAACTCTGACCAGGTTACACACGGTGTTCAATTCTCGCTTGTCAATCAGCAAGGTCAAATTGTCAAAATGTATAATGGGGTTGAAAACGTACCTTACGAGCAAATTGCTAAGGATATGAAAGCGTTGATTAAAGCAGGTGCCTAA